CGCCACTAAGCATTGTCAGCAATACGATATTCGATACCCTTTGAGCGGCATGCATGCATCATCGACCGGCGCAAGTTGTAGGGTACATGAGACTTTTTTTTTCGAAACTCAGTTTGGACACATGTGGCGACCACGAGGAAGCAACAAGGTCGGTGTGGCCACCTGGAAGCCCAGGCTGGACCTGCGCGGTTGTAAAATACTCAACGAGATTCATGCGCGATGAGCTCGGCACTCGAGACAACATAGGACAGGCAAACAGCCATCTTCAGCTGTTAGGTGGCTCGCTAATCGCAGCACCTCTTTTTTACGGCCTGAAAACTTTTTTTAGCGTGGAATATGTGTTGTTATTCGATTCTCAGCAAGTCTCAAATTTCAGTCTCACGTGGTCCTGTATGTGTGTTGCAGGCAACAGCTGTGAGTGTCTCAATTCACTCAATCTGCAACACGTTCGAGCTTTGCAGCAAACAACAAATCTTCACATATCTATGGCTCAGCCGTTGACTCCAACCCATGATCTGCTAACATGCTACAGTTTCTCTACCAATACCTTCCAGATTGGCTTTCCATCATGGGATCGCCACCTTATCAACAGCTCCCAATCACCCACAAAGACTTTACCAAGCGATGCCCCATCGCTCATGGGACAAGACGATGTCGCAACATGCGCTCCTGCGACTACGAGAGCCATAAGAAGGCGAACCCCAATGGCTCGAAAGAGGTGGAGTATCTCATCCATAACCTTACAGGTCGTGCTGGCGAGCTCAGCCTGGAGACGCGCCGGACGATGACGAGACGGTTGCATGAGTTGAGTGATTGCAATAAGCACTTGGATGCGGTATGCGTGGAGGAGAGTGTCAAGAGGACGCTGGAGCAGTTGGAGAGGGCGGAGAGGTTCATTGCTTCGACCACAGCTGTCATAGCTGTCGACCACCCTCGAGTGAATCTTGCTCCAATTATCCAACAGCGAGAAACACCTCCCGTCCACTTCGCCACCGTTACGGGACCTCCAACTCCTCCAGAGAGTGCGCGATCTTCCCTGGAATCCGCTGAAGCCACTACTCCTCCCCGTCCATCGACCGCCGAGCAAGCTCGAGGCTTCTGGGGCGTGCCACCACCCATCACTGCCACTCCACGCTCCCTCAAGACCAAGCCACAGCCACTACTCCAAACACCACTCCGCACCGGCAACCACCCAGCCTCTCCATCAGCATCACCTCCACCACCCCCCGCACCAGCACCACGCCGCTGCACCACCGGCCCACTCCCCACCAACACTGCAGCCCTCTTCACCACAGTCCCCCCAGTCCCATCCGCGGAGCCAGCTTTCCTGCCTTACCCCATCCGCATCGGGCAACTCGAGGCTGAGAACAGCCGGCTGAGGGAGGAACTCACCCAGGCGAACCGCAGAGCCGAGACGGAGCGGGATATCGCCAAAGCGGCGAGACGCGCGGCGGAAATGTGGAAGAAGCATTATGAGAGGTATCAGAAGGAGGTTTGGCAGTTTTTAAGATCTAGTCGGGAGGTTGAGGGGAGGGAGCCAAGGGAGCTGGAGCTGGAGATGAGGGATGATGGGTATGAGAGTGAGGGGTAGGGGTAGGGGTAGGGGTAGGGTGTGGCGGGGAGGGTTGGGTGGTCTTTTGGGAATGGGGTGGATGGAGTTGGGGTCGGATTTCGTACGTTTTGTTTGTTATTTTCAAGCTCATCTCGTGCTTCTACTCACGTCTTCTCCAAAAATCTCGCAATCGAATCCACAATCTGATCTCATCTACCCCATCATACCCACCCCTAAGATCTAACTAGCAAACAaccccccccccccccccaCGAAAAAGCCATAACAGAGCCCAGTCCTCCATCATCCCCAACCCCCATCCCCTCCTTCCCAACCCACCATGTCCTCCCAGAATCTTCCTCCAACAAGCCCAAGTGAAAGCGACCCACCCCACGTACCTGGCTCGGACTCATCGAGCGCATCTCAAGAAGAGTGGCGAACTAGACTCGCGCAGCAAGACCTCGAGGATTGGAAAGCTCACGCCCTGGAGCTTAGGGCGCGAATCAGAGAGTTGGAGGCGCGGGTTAGAGAGCTAGAGCTGGATCAGCGGGAGGATTTGAGATCGTGGATGTGAGGGTTTGTTTGGTTGATCTTGTTATTAGAGATGGAGGTACTGGCGAGATGGTCAGGTAGATTCAGCAAACCACTGCAATCCCCCAATAACATGTTCAAACCTATCATCCTGCCTCTCCAAACTGATCTATCCCTCCCATGTCTTCCTCATCACAACCCGGCAATGCGATAGCTCTAGCCCGCAGAACCGCACAACTGCAGCGAGACCTCTACGAGGCGAATGAGAAGCTCGCCAGCCTGCGGCAAGAGCTCACGCAAGCTGAGCACACGGCGAAAGTCATGAGCGAGAAGCACAAAGTTGCTGATCGCGAAGCCAAATCGTGGCGCAGGCGGTATCGAGAACTTGAAGCGAGGCGGAGTGGGTTTGAGGAAGTGCCAACAGTTGGAGTGGGTAGGGAGGATGAGTGACACCCTGGTGACCCTCGGTCGTGGAACTGCTGTTTGTAAAGTCTGCATCATTGTAAAAGGGTATCTACACTGCTGTGGTCATCTCTATCTCTATCGCCATCACTAGATGGTCCTGTACCAATACAGTCATTCGTTCAGTCCTGTTCTCCTGCCAAGTCAATACAATGCGCATGCTCTGAGACATCTCCAGGGTGCCCAGGTGTTCCAGACCCGTGGCACGATCATTCAAAGACCGCCTTTCACCATCTCGTTACGCGTACGCCGGCATCAGTCCCTTCATAGACTCACTCTCGTGCACTAGATTGTCTTCACCTGGAACATGCCTTTCCTCTTCCTGCTCCACGATGGTCGTGACGTGTATCCCCGGAATAGCCTGTGTCATGTTCGCGCAAAAACCACCAGTGATCTCCCTTGTTGGACTTCCTCCATCTCTTTCGCTTTGTGTACTTTGACTGCCGCCTTCTTCCACCTCTTTCAGATCTTTCGCTTTCATGCCACCGAATCGACCTCCGAATTTGGAAAGCCGACCCGCCGATCTAATGTGGTTGTCGGTCTGGCTGTGGCCTGCTGTGCAGCTCGCGTGAGATTTGCCGGGGTTGCCTAGTTCCAACGGGGTGATGTGTCGTGAGCCATAGCTGGAGTTCTTGAATAATGTCGGGAAGTAGCGGGAGATGCAGCCCTTCAGTGTCGGAAGGCAACTGCATAGGATGCCCACATTGACTTCCATGGAGGACCAAAGTGCTGCTAAAGGATTGTCCCAGCTGACGTCGCTCGATCTCGAGATGGCATATAAGCCGGAGAGGCGGAGGATGGAGCAGATACAGGTCACACCTTAATCGTCGTTAGCATCAGCGGCAAACGATTGTTTCGCCTGGCTCACCTCCAAGGCCGAACACTGCCATGAGTATGTATTTCTGTCTCGTTGGCAGATTCAAGCTCTTGAGTACTGGCAAAGGCAATAGAGCTGTGCAGACATCCGTGATGATGTTGACTGCGGCGTTTGAGAACCTGAAATTCTGCGTCAGCATTTCTCTTGGAGATCTTGTTCACCCTGTCACTCACCATACTGCCAGTCGATTCAGGCAGAAGCCAGGTATCTCATGATGCCAGAATGATTGTATTGGCCAACATGCGAAGAGCGCGCTGAAGAATGCCCACAAGGTCCACCCTACGATGACGACCATCAATGTGAAGCATGCCTTGCGAAAGTTTCGATCCGGAAAGATGCGCAGGTACTGCAGCAAGATGGACAGCTTGGCAAAGCATAGTGCCAGGTAGTATATCCAGACGGATGTCCAGAACCAGATCAGGGACCACACATTCTCGTGGTCAGTCAAGCTGTCTGCGTGTCGTCCCATGCCATACTTCACTACACATCGATTAGATGCGAAGCACTAGGGCAATCAGCGTGCACGGAGACGTACCTTGTAGGCACATGGTCATTGTCAAGACGATTGACAACACCACCGCGATCGATATGACGAGGTCGTCGAGGCCAGCATTGCGAACGATGCCGAAGCGTGTGATGAATCGGAGTGAGGTTGCGATGAAGGCCAGTATGGTGAAGGATATCGTCACGCCCACGACGGCACTCCCAGGCGCATGGCCATTCGCCGCCATCTCAATAGTGGTGTGCCCGGTCCAGCAGGTGATGTAGCTTCTTTGGCTTAAGCACTTCAAGGAGTCGACTTGTCAACCATACCTACAGAATAGGTCGGCGAGCGAAAGCGGCGAGCTTGACGTGGAGGGTGGCAGTCCACATCAATGGAGACAGGCAAATGATGCCCTGCAAGGTAGAGCGCCCACAGAAGTCAGCGGTGGTCACGGAATGGTCTTAGGGCAAGGAGAATCAAGAAGGACACAGCAAACGATCGACAAACGAAGGCATGGCCATGATGAAAACCACGTTGTTTCAGGGAATGCAGAGTGGTAAAAGGCCCGGGATTTGCATGTCGAGACGTGTATGTGCTACCAGAAGAAGAGCGGGTGACGAGAGGGGAGCGTGGGGAGAAATCGGAGAGTGGATTGATGTGGCATGAGATCCTGGCGGCCGAGCATGGCTGCACAACCACAAGACTGTTGCGAGTCATGCTGTGATCTTCTGGTTGGTTTGCAGAAGAGATGTCGTACGACGGGTGGAGGCATAATCGGGTCTGAGGTTGATGGGTCTTCTGCGCTAGAAGATTTAGCTGCAGCTGTAACTGTGCCATGCACGCGAGATTCTTCCGGGCCTCTTTGTGATCCGATCGAGTAGCGATCAGCAGGTACTCTTGACGTCGCAAGTCGGTCGGATGTGTTAGTCGATCTGTAGCGAAATGGAATACTCCAAGACAAGGCTGTTCTTCGAAGGATTCGCGGTGTTTGCACGGCACCAAGATCAATGTGCAGGTGTCGCGTGAGCAGCTACTCGGAAAGTTCCCTGGCAGTCAACCTGTTCTCCGGTAGCACAATTTCATGCAGTACGGAAGCATCCAAATGACCGCGCATATTGTACGACCTGGTCTGAGACCGTTGCAAGCGCGTCAAAGGGCATGCAGCGTCTGGAGGAATCTTGAAGTCAGCTGTCGACGTGAATAGACTCGTGCAATGTGATGGCATTTCTTGAGCAGCCACCGCTGGAAGTCATCGAGTGAAGGCCCTTCGTAGCCTGACTCCCCATCTTGTAGGTGGATCGAGATTGCGTGTGAGCACTCCGTTGCCACAATGGAGAAGTGGAGGCCAATGTCGTACAAACCTCGTCCTTTGCTCGGCGAGGGACTTGAACAGCCTCACGCTGCACGTGATAACAGCTGTGGTGCTGAGAGGACGACAGAACGTTACATGGGGAATTGATGTTGATGTAGTTGAAGAACAGTGACAAGTCGCGAAATGTCTAAAGCAAGTCGACGCGTTCCAGAACAAGCTTCAGCCCACGCGGCAAGATCCGACGACAGCTGTTGATCTGGAAGCAGCAACGTATAGCTCCACCAGAAAGTTGCAACGCATGTAGTCCACCACAATCCGACGGCAAGTCTGTCACCGCCACCCACCCAACATGCACTCCAGCCTCGTGCGCGTCCAGAACGTCTTCGGCTTCTTCACCTCCGTCGCATTCGCCGTAGCAGCAGCGATCGCAGTCAGCGTCCTCCTGAGCCCACAGACACCCTCCGCCAGCCTCGAGCTCAAGAACGTGAAAGTGTACGTCACTCACACGCTACTGGTCATATCCGTTCTGCACAGCTACTAACCTCATAACAGAGCCAAAGGTCGTCCGCACTACTACTCCCCCAAACGCGAAGAATACGCACACGTAACCTTCGACCTCACCACCGACCTCACCTCCCTCTTCAACTGGAACACCAAGCAAATCTTCCTCTGGGTCGAAGCCTCCTACCCCAGCACCTCACCCTCCACCATCCCACCTTCCGAAGCCGTAGTCTGGGACGCCATCATCCCCTCCTCCTACGCGCCCTTCCACCAGAACACTTACATCCACCCCACGCCCTCCTCCAAGAAACTCACCGCCAAGGAGAAGAAAGCGCTCAAGAACAAGAAAAGGATTCCATACCCAGCGGGCGGCAGTGCGGGGATTGTGAGACTCGAGGGCCAGAAGCCGAAGTATCAGATTACGGATGTGACGGGGAAGATTGCAGAGAGGGAGAATGCGACGTTGACGCTGCATTGGAATGTACAGCCGTGGGTGGGCATGTTGACGTGGACGAATAGGAAGTCGTATGGGAGGTGGGAGGGGTTGAAGGGAGGGAAGAGTGAGGTGTTTACGTTCCCGGCGTTGAAGGGGAGTGAGACGGTTAAGAAGGAGGATATGAAGACGGAGACGGGTGGGGAGAAGAATCGGGGGAGTCCTGCGTAGATTATTATGATGATACTTGTGGCGACGAAGCCAGAATTGATTGTATGTCACGCTACGACTGGCGTCGTGCTTTACGAGTCTATTCTATACCGGCGTCTTGCCGTTCCCTCAAGCTCCATTGATCCCAAGCGTGAGCACTGCCGCTCCTTGGCGACGGCGTGTCTGGGAACTCTGACGTCTCCTCGAAGCCCACCAGAGGGTCCAACGAGCGCTCACTACCATTGCGATCGATCAAGAGCGCTTGCTCCAAGCCTGCCACCCCAGTCCCAAGGTCTGCATCAGCATGACCAGGAACGTTGTGAAGAAGCGATAGATCAGGACGTGGCAGAGGCGCCAGCAGCTCACGTTCCCGCTCCGACCTCGCCGTAGTAAAGCCTCAATGCGCCGAGTCGAGGATATCATTGGTGTGACCGATAGTGTCATCGAGCAATAGATCTGCAGGTCGTGCCGCGAGTCGTGGACCACCTTGCCGATCCAATGTCGCCGTGCTAAAGCTTTCATGCTCGTTGTCCAAATTCTCCTCCAATATCTCTGCAGGGTTCTCCGAAAGGAGGTCGGCCGGTAGGATAGGGTGGTCGACTTCCTGTCCTGGCGGCGACCCGAGATGACTATCGTCCGCGGTGTTCAGGGCCTCTTTGGTTTGATTCAAGGTCTGGCTAGATGGAAGAGTGCCTAGTGGAGCTATTGCCAGATTGCCGTTGTTGCGAAGAGACTATCCTGCTGTGGGTACTGCGGGTTCGCCTGTCTTCGGCCTCTTCGACTCACCTCCAGCCGCGTCCTCCGCTTTGCGTTTCTCCCCGTCGCGCTCTCGTCTCCTAGTCTCGCGCTCCTGCCTCTCCTTCTCCTTTCTCAATGCCTTTGATTCGAACTCGTGCCAGTCTCCTTCTAGGTCTGCCAGCTCCACGACCTGTGCGGGCTTCGGCTCTTCAGTTGTGAAGTATGGATGTTCCAGCACGTCAGAAGCAGTCGGTCTGTTGGCAGGATCATACAGGAACATTGCCTGCAATAGCTCAAAGGCTTCTGGCGAGACTTTGTCCTGATACTTCTCCTTGAAGGTCGAAGCACTGCGGTGAGCTGGTCGCAGAAGCTCGTACCACTGCAGCTCAGATACGCCTGGCCATTCACTGCGCGATGGCGTACCAAGGACCTGGTAGATCTTGTCCAGCTGGTTGATCTCGCTGCCGTCGCCAGGGAAGATGGCATGTCTTGTGAAAATCTCAACGAGCACACAGGCCGCACTCCAGATGTCCACTGCAGGTCCATATTGAGTCTCGCCAAGAAGAAGCTCTGGACTTCTGTACCATATGGTGATGACACGGTTGGTGTAGTCCTGTTTCTGTCGCTTCTGGTAGAAGCGCGCGAGACCAA
Above is a window of Fulvia fulva chromosome 6, complete sequence DNA encoding:
- a CDS encoding Wortmanamides biosynthesis cluster protein C, which translates into the protein MAANGHAPGSAVVGVTISFTILAFIATSLRFITRFGIVRNAGLDDLVISIAVVLSIVLTMTMCLQVKYGMGRHADSLTDHENVWSLIWFWTSVWIYYLALCFAKLSILLQYLRIFPDRNFRKACFTLMVVIVGWTLWAFFSALFACWPIQSFWHHEIPGFCLNRLAVWFSNAAVNIITDVCTALLPLPVLKSLNLPTRQKYILMAVFGLGGVTCICSILRLSGLYAISRSSDVSWDNPLAALWSSMEVNVGILCSCLPTLKGCISRYFPTLFKNSSYGSRHITPLELGNPGKSHASCTAGHSQTDNHIRSAGRLSKFGGRFGGMKAKDLKEVEEGGSQSTQSERDGGSPTREITGGFCANMTQAIPGIHVTTIVEQEEERHVPGEDNLVHESESMKGLMPAYA
- a CDS encoding Signal peptidase complex subunit SPC3 translates to MHSSLVRVQNVFGFFTSVAFAVAAAIAVSVLLSPQTPSASLELKNVKVAKGRPHYYSPKREEYAHVTFDLTTDLTSLFNWNTKQIFLWVEASYPSTSPSTIPPSEAVVWDAIIPSSYAPFHQNTYIHPTPSSKKLTAKEKKALKNKKRIPYPAGGSAGIVRLEGQKPKYQITDVTGKIAERENATLTLHWNVQPWVGMLTWTNRKSYGRWEGLKGGKSEVFTFPALKGSETVKKEDMKTETGGEKNRGSPA